TTCCTGCTGGCGGCAGCGGCAGCTGCCCAACACGACGGTCACAGCATTGGCGAACTACCACGCATCGACCCCGACACACAAGCCAGGATTGAAGCCCTCCTCGAGGCTGCAGGTAATTGAAAAGAAAGCTTAACATGGAAATTAGAAAATtgatttaatatttttctcgtgtgttttgaaaaataaaggaaTCGGTAAACTAACTGGAGGAGACAGCAAACGACTCGGTGATCAAGAAGTACTCAGTCGGTTAACGTCCAGCGTATCCTGTGCACTGGACGAAGCCGCTGCGGCATTAACTCGTATGCGATCCGAAAACTCGAGTAATTTTCACCAAGAAGCCCGGTAAGCAAGAACTATTTTATTGGTTAATATTTGCTAAGGGGTCGCACATGACGACAGATAAATGTTTTGCTGATCAAGTCGCCTACGACGAACTTTACCCAACAGTCAAAACATTCATTCATGGAGGTTAGCTGATAAAGATATTTGAAGCCAACGGCTTTTTATCACGCTGAAAGGATGCAGTTATATAAGATAGATTAAAGGATTTTAAGTAGATCAGTTTAAagacataataaaaaaatcttataTGAGAAATTGCTCCTTTTGAAAGACGCGTTGGaatgtttcgtttatttattattattttttctaattaCAGGTCGTTAGTGGAAGCCTGCACTGACGGCGACGTCTCCGCTGTGCGGCGTTTGCTAGACGAAGGACGTAGCGTTCACGAAACCACGGAGGAAGGCGAGTCATTGTTGTCGCTGGCCTGTTCGGCTGGCTACTACGAACTGGCGCAGGTGTTGCTTGCCATGCGGGCCAACGTAGAAGATCGTGGCGTCAAGGGCGactgtacaccactgatggaGGCGGCCTCAGCCGGTAACGCGGATATTGTTCGCCTGCTGCTGGAACACGGCGCCGAAGTCAACGCCCAGTCGTCATCGGGTAACACACCATTAATGTACGCCTGTGCTGGTGGCCACGAGGAGGTAGTCACTCTCCTACTGGAAGCCAACGCCAATGTGGAGGACCATAACGAAAATGGCCACACGCCGCTAATGGAAGCCGCTTCGGCCGGCCATGTCGGCGTAGCGAAAATTCTTTTGAACCATGGTGCCGGCATCAACACCCATTCGAACGAGTTCAAAGAATCTGCCCTGACTCTGGCCTGCTACAAGGGTCATTTGGAGATGGTCCGTTTTCTTCTAGAAGCTGGTGCCGATCAAGAACATAAAACTGACGAGATGCACACAGCTCTCATGGAAGCCTCGATGGATGGTCACGTCGAGGTTGCCCGGCTTCTTCTCGATTCGGGAGCCCAAGTTAACATGCCCGCCGACAGTTTTGAGTCACCACTAACATTGGCTGCATGCGGTGGTCATGTAGAACTGGCCATGCTCCTTCTGGAACGTGGAGCCAACATCGAAGAAGTAATGATATATTTTGAATTCCGTTCGTTTGTATATTCtcatttgaaataattttgttcGCCCAGGTCAACGATGAAGGTTACACGCCGCTGATGGAGGCAGCACGTGAGGGACACGAAGAAATGGTAGCGTTGCTACTTAGTCAGGGCGCCGACATCAACGCACAGACTGAGGAGACGCAAGAGACAGCCTTGACTCTTGCCTGCTGTGGGGGCTTCTCTGAAGTTGCCGATTTTCTCATCAAGGCCGGTGCTGATATCGAACTAGGAGCATCCACGCCACTTATGGAAGCAGCGCAAGAGGGCCATCTTGATCTGGTGTGTATTGTTAAGACTGAAATCATTAATATGTTACAAATTCCTAATGTCGTTGGGTCTTTTTGTTAGGTCCGTTATCTTCTAGAAGCTGGCGCCAATGTTCACGCTCAAACGGGAACGGGGGATACGGCTTTGACTTACGCGTGCGAGAACGGACATACCGATGTGGCTGAATTGCTTCTGCAATACGGCGCCGATTTGGAACATGCGTCTGAAGGAGGACGTACACCTCTTATGAAAGCAGCCAGGGCCGGTCACCTCTGTACCGTTCAGTTTCTCATTGCAAAAGGAGCCGATGTTCACAGGTGAAATCAACTAATAATGGCTAGACTTTTAAGTCAGTATGTAATCGTgttgatttattattttttccgtACAGGCAAACTACCAACAATGATCACACACCGCTCTCTTTGGCTTGCGCCGGTGGCCATTTGGCAGTCGTAGAGCTTTTGCTCCTGCACGGGGCCAATCCATTTCATCGTTTAAAAGACAATTCGACCATGATTATAGAAGCGGCGAAGAGCGGGCATACTCAGGTTGTGCAGTTGCTACTCGACTATCCCAGTTCCATCCTGGTGACACCCGATCAAGCCCAACTACCACCGGGCATGAACTCAAGTGGCCAAGTGGTCCCTATCGCATCGGAGGATTCGATTGTTCCATCACCTGCAGTAGTCACGGATTCAGTTCCTACGGCAGCACCGCGAGTGCCGCCTGTCGGAGGAGTGACCACTACGGTTCCTACCACTGCACTGGGAGGAAGACCGGAACCGCAGGGAGCAGTTGCCGCTGCCTTAACCAGCCTTCATTCGCCCAATACCTCGCTGCCAGCCATCGCAGCCTCTCTGACCCCTCTCACCGGATCGTCCAATCTAAGTCCGAGTGCGGGAGGAAACCATTCAATCTCAACATTGGCGGCGGCCGCCCAGAAAATGCTGACTAAGAAGCCGCTTGAAACATCCACCTCCACCCCCGTCGCTCCCGCGGCCGAATCTGAACATCCATCTTCGGCGGGGACGAAGAACGTCGCGCCACCTTCCTGTGAGCATCCATCTGGTACCGTCACCTCGACGGCCAGTATTTCCTCGGAAAGTAAACTGTTGCCGGTCCGCTTCCCTCTGTCAGCTGAGGGACTTTCATTTGAGAAATCCCAATTGGTAGAAGAATTAGAGAAGATCGAACGTGAATTGCGAGATAGAGCCCAATGGTCATCACAGGCCAGTAACACGTCTGGCTCTCAATCGAGTCATAGTACGGCTCTAAGCCCGGCAACCGCTGCCGCATTGACGCACATGCTCAATATGGAGGTTGAATTGAATCGACCCGGCGGGAGTGGAATGGGAGGGAGCACCCTTGTGGGTCTGACTACACCGACACCCGTTAATTTGGAAGACATTGTCAAACTCCTTGAAGAGCTCCCTCCTCTTGAGTTTGAATCTACCCGACCGTCGCCCGCCCCACCTGTGCCCAACCAGACTACGCCTTCCCCTTCAGTTCCTTCGATCCTTCCACAGCCGGTACAACAGCAACCGAGAGAAAGCGTCATAGTCACGAACCCCAACGTTGTCAGTAGCAGTTCCGCGCCCAGCACAAACGCCTCTAATGCTGTGACGCCTGCCGCCATTTCACCGGCTTCACTACCCCCAGCCGAAAGACCAAAAGCCAAAGCAGTCAAGAAGGAAAACAAGATTCTCaagaagcagcagcagcagcagcagcaacaacaactactactacagcagcagcagcagcctgctcctcaacaacagcaacagcagcagcagcaacagacATCCCAAATTCAACAAGCACATCAACAACACTGGCAAGTTCCCGCTAATGCGGtccaacagcaacaacaacaacaatgccAGCAACTGCAACAGCTACAACAACTCCAACAACTACAGCAGTTGCAACAGTTGAATCAACACCTGCAGCAGCAGGTAATGCAACAGAGACATTTGAAGCAGCAAAATCAAGCCACTTTGGCTGCTTTGCAACAAAACGCCCTCCAGAATCAGGCGCAGTTGGCTGCGCTTCAGCAAAATGTGGCACAACTTCAGCAATTGGAGCAACAAGTTTTGGCACCGGCCTACACCGCTGGTGCGGCCCAAGGTCCATCGGCGGCAGCAGCCACGGCCCAATTTCAGCAATGTGTCCAGCAGATTCTTcagcaaaaacaacaacttcaacaacaaatTCGACAGTTTCAGCTCCAAGTTGAACAGCAGCTAGCTTTCCCTCAGCAGCAGatacctccattggctgctgcgGCGGCTGGTGGTGGAAGTGTTCAGCCGGCAACGGCCAGTCGAGTTGAAAGAAACAACCTCGATGGTGATGTTATCGCGGACACGGCAGCCATTGCAAAGTTTCCACCTTACAATAGCGACGATGTCAACGGTAGTTTTATTCAAAAGTTTTGATGTGTCATGATGTGTTAatcattgttttttaaaatattgaatatgtTTAGGCGATGAAGTGAAATCTCCAATCCGTGCCGAGAAACGCCCCATTGACAACACGTCCAGTGAGGATTCGTCGTGCAGTTCCACAACCGGAGGCCTGCAAGTCACTGGGGCTCCTGTTCCCCTTTTGCGACTCAAGATGTTTCGGTTGCTGCGGCAAATATCGGCATACAAGTCCAGAGCGCAGCGTTACCCAACGGATCCACGGCTCAGTGTGTCACGGGAATCACCTTTCAACCTCTGTCGGGGACCAATGTTTCAATACCCTGTTCTGCCTATTCGGGTTCGAATGCCCAGGTAAACAACATGAATTATTCCTGTCCCAGACAGCGTTGTAATTCAGACATTTCAATTAGATTGGAAATGGATCACCTTCAACCACCTTAATTCATTATCAGCAATTACAGTCTGCCTCGACGACCAATGTTCAGACAGGTTCCGTTTCTGCGTCCGGTCTTCAAGTAGTCACTTCCCAAACGCCAAGTTTGGCAATTCACCAGCAAATACGGCTGCAGTCGCTACAAATACGTAAGTTTCAGAATGAATTCATTTAAAATTGACCCTGGCGAAGGTATGTCATTCGTCTTGCTTTTCCTCGCTCATTTACAGCGACAGGTCAAGCAGCTCTCGAGCCAATGGTTTCTGCCGGCCCTACTTCTGTGGCTGCACCAGGTACGTTGGACACGAAATGGTCGGGATTTAATATGGGAACTTTTACGGTTCCGCATCCGCCAGCCACCACCGGCGATCAGCAACAGCAACCTCAGATTTCTGGAGGTTCGCTTCCCGTTTCCGTCCAATTGGCCAGCTCCTCAACGGATAAAAAGACCAAAAGTGGTAAAAAATCGAAAGTTGCATCTGCGGCAACGCAACAGCAGATGTACTCTGCTCCTACTACTGATGCAAGCGGTAAGTTGCCCTCTGATCTTTGTTTTGTATCCTCCATTTTATTTGAccacgtttttttcttctcgtagGACTAGCCATAGGAGGAATAGGATTAACTGGGGTCAATGGCGTTGTTCAAACTGGACAGGCTGCTTTCGATCCTGATTTTGTAGATTACGCTGACTACAATCCCGACTATTCTTCCTTCCTACCTGGTGTTGTACCGCCTGGAACGGCATCTGTCCCTCCAGGGTCTATGGCAGCCTCCATACCTTCAGCGCACTATGCAAGCATGCCTGCAGGTGCTGCTGGGATGTCGTCTGCCGGTGGTCTTCCAGTTCCTGCTTCCGTTCCACCGTCTGGAACATCTGTTGTGACGGGAGGTGCAGTTGTTCCTAACGCAACATCTGCTAGCCAATACAGTCAACCTTTATTACCGATGCTGGATCTGGATTCCGAAACGGATTCAAATCATGATACTGCACTGACACTGGCTTGTACGGGTGGCCACGAGGAATTAGTTGAGCTGCTCCTATCCAGGAACGCCAACATCGAGCACCGTGACAAGAAAGGATTTACTCCGTTGATCTTGGCCGCCACAGCCGGGCACGAAAAGGTTGTCGAAGTTTTGCTTAATCATGGCGCTAACATCGAAGCCCAGTCTGAGCGGACAAAGGATACAGCCCTCTCGTTAGCATGTTCAGGTGGTCGCTACGAGGTGGTCGAACTCCTACTTAACCGTGGGTCCAACAAGGAGCATCGCAACGTTTCGGATTACACGCCTCTCTCTTTGGCCGCTTCAGGCGGTTATGTTAACATTATCCGACTGCTGTTGGCCCACGCCGCCGAGATCAACTCGCGCACGGGATCCAAGCTAGGCATTTCGCCGTTAATGCTTGCCGCTATGAATGGTCATGTGGCTGCCGTTAAGACATTATTGGAGATGGGCAGTGACATTAATGCCCAAATCGAGACAAACAGAAACACTGCGCTAACTTTAGCGTGTTTCCAAGGAAGACACGAGGTCGTGCAACTTCTACTGGAGAAAAAGGCCAATGTGGAACACCGTGCCAAGACTGGATTAACTCCTTTGATGGAGGCAGCAAGCGGTGGTTACGTTGAAGTCGGCCGAGTACTCCTTGACTACGGCGCTGACGTCAACGCGCCTCCCGTACCCTCTTCGCGCGACACTGCGCTCACCATTGCATCCGACAAGGGTCATGTCGACTTTGTGGAACTTTTACTGCAACGTGGTGCTCAGGCCGATGTCAAAAATAAGAAAGGCAATTCACCTCTGTGGCTCTCTGCAAATGGTGGACACCTAGAAGTGGTGGAGCTGCTGTACAAAGCCAAGGCAGATATCGATTCGCAGGTAAATTcgttgattttgatttttatctCTTCATATTTCTGACTGTATTGTTATTTGCTGTTAGGACAACCGCAAAGTTTCTTGTTTAATGGCAGCATTCCGCAAGGGTCACGTTAAAGTTGTGAAATGGATGGTGAAACGAGTGACTCAGTTCCCCTCTGATCAGGAAATGACACGATTCATTTCGACGGCTGTCGATAAGGACCTTCTTAAAAAATGCCATCATTGCATGGAGGTTATCCGAGCAGCCAAAGATCACCAGGCAGCCGAGGCCAATAAAAATGCCGCTAACTTACTTGATGAGCTCGATATGGAAAAGATTCGCGAAGATTTGAAACGAGCAGCTGCGGCTCGCAagcgagaaaagaagaagaggaagaagcaggaaaaaaaGCAAGAGAAACGTCGTGCCGAGAGCGACGACCTCGATAACGATTCCCAGGTCTGACCGCAGTGTTTCCGGTccatttattatttatgtttgtttAGTTGTCGGTAGTAACTCGTTAGATTTTTCTATAATTcgcaaaaaaattatgtgCTGTTTAATCAAATTTGCTCGTATTTCAGTCCAATAAGTTCATGATTTCTTTTTAGGAAAATGGCAACGATAACGACGATGATAAAGATGGCGAAAACGGAGAGGATGCAATGAGCGAAACAGGTGATATTCCTGATTTTGTGGAACCTCCTCCGACTAATAATAACAAGGAAGCAGAAGAGAAGCAATCTTCCAAAGCCAAGAAGAGTAAGAAAGGCGCCAAAACAGCCGCATTCGATGCCGCCATCAGCGTGGAAGATGCTGTCGTTGTTGAAGTTTcgaaaagaaaggagaaagaaatGGAACCGGAGATTCAGCAGTTTACCAAGAAAACATCTCCGCCGCCACTGGTCACCACCAGCACCTTCGAAGATTCATCTCTATTGTCGAGCCGGGCCAGCAAACGGAAGAAGGAAAACGTGTTGTTGGATAGTTTGATTATCGCAACCGAGAAATCGGCCAAGATGCCTACTCCTCCGAGTCAACATCAGCAACGTAATGGCCCGGAATTGGACACactaaaagaaatgaataatattCCATCGGCCCTAAAATCGTTGTCACCCACTTCTCTGACAAGTCCCAAACGGCCCGTCAAGAGGGAAGAAGGCTGGAAGGAAGTTGTACGTCGAGGACCAGTCAGCAGTCGGGAGAACTCGAGTTCAAATTTGGGCTCAACTTCAGCTGGAGGGAAGAAAAGCCAATCTAGCGACCGTTCATCGGGTACCTTGTCCGTTATACAAAGCTCTGAGCGATCGAAGAAAGTGACTGTTCCTTCGAACGCTATTAGCCGTGTCATTGGCCGAGCAGGATGCAACATCAATGCCATCCGTGAAATTTCCGGTGCCCACATTGAGATTGAGAAACAAGGCAAAGGCCAGGGTGACCGTACGGTTTTGATAAAAGGTCTGGCGGAATCCATCCGCCAGGCACAGCAACTCATCAGCGCATTGATCAAAGAACCTGAGAAAGAGTTTAACGAGTTAATGGCCAAATTCCGAGCCGCCAATGCAGCGGCAAAAGCAGGAGCCTCCGCTACAAGCGCCGGAGGGAAATCCGCGACCGCAACGACGGCATCCGCTGCATCCCAGCCTAAAGTAACCCGATCCGCCACGACAATCGCATCCAGCAAGCCTACAACAACTGCTCCAGTTTCTGGTCAGCCTGCTCCTGTTCCAAGTACTGTTGCATGGGGAGCTATCAATACCCTGATTGTCGCTGCTTCCTCTCCCAAAAAGGTAGTGTCTACCTCAGGATCGAAGACCCCACCCGTTACCTCGGCTCCTTTGCTTgttcagcagcagcaacaacaacagcaacagcagaagAGTGGAGCTGTGCGTCAATTGTTTCCTGAAGCTAATCCAACAGTGATCGCACCCGCAGCGAAGAAAGCCATTGCTAGCGTTCCAGCTGCTACCACATCCTCTGCAGCGATGAAGCCAGTCGTGTCTTACACCGTGGCCGGTAGCAGCGCGTCAGTTCCAACTACCAGTAGTTCAGCCTCGACGCGCACTACCCCGGTCATTTCGGGTCAAATCCCAGCACCACCGGCCAAACTATCTCCGCAGCAAATCGCTCCTCAGGCGCCATCTAAGGTGTCGGATAAAACATCTCCACTCATGTCTGCCTCTCTAGTGACAAgtcaacaacagcaaattcCAGTCCAACAACAGCCGCAGCCTGCTACTTCGCAAGCGCAAATGAACCAACTGGGACCCGTCTGCAGTGGCCAAGCCCAGCACATTTCTGGTTCGTCTTCGGTCTCCGTTCCCAATTCAAACAGCTTGGTTTCTTCAAGGCCTAATTCTGCCAGTCCTGTTCAAGATTATTCGCCGTTTAACAATCTCTTCAGCAAAGTGGCGCAACAAACCATGTGGGCCAGGGAGctccagcaacaacagcagggTTCGAAATCGTCGTCAAAGAATTTCGCTAGCGTGGCTGCTGCTGGAGTCAGTCCCATACCGTCTAAGACTCCCACGTCCTTGTCTAACTCCCTAACCGGCCACCAGGCGGACCTTGGACCATCTCTTCATGTTGTGGATGCAGCAAAAGCACCTGGCTACCGTGGGAATTTGACAGCCTCTAACCAATCACAGAGTGAAATGTCATCGATGGACTTGCCGACTTCATTGGCATCCAGCGCTCCGGGAACACCGATTCCGAGCTCGTGTCCTATTCGAGCTCCAGTCGGCAGCCGTCCGCACCCGCTAACACCACCGCCACGGATTGGGACACCTCCCTTGTTTAACCCGACTCCGATTCAACCTTTAGGTCCTGTCGGAACTCGAAACATGCAGTCAAATCAGCAGTCGGGCGGTCCGCCAGATTCGCACATGATGCCTCCGCCTCCTGCTGCTTCGCTGGCTCCAGGTGGTCCATCGGCCACCGTGCGGATGCGTCCTGCAACGGCGACAAGTCGAATGCAGCACGATCCTTCGCAGCAGCAGTCTCAGTTCGACGGGTTGCCAATGCCCAATTTCTACGGAATCACGAGGCCAACAGGACCGATGGGCGGTGGAGGAGTAGACAATATGCGACAGGCACCATCATTCCCCCTGGCTCCGGGAATGGGCGGACCCCGAGGTATAACAACTCTTCATTATCAGCCTCGTTCTCGGCGTCGGCGAAACTCAATCCCAACGCTCCGGATTTCGCAACCAGCAGGGGAGGAGGTGGCAGTGGACCACAGCAGCAAGGCTATCCTTCCCAAATGTACGGCGTTGGCAATCGAATCTCTTTCCTCCGTCTGGCTATGGCCTCGGTTCAGCCAACGGTGGTGATATGAAACAACATCAGCACATGCCAAGCCAGACTTTCGGGACGGACTACCCTCCACCTATCGGTACACCGTTTGGCGCATCTGCCAGCGACCTTCATCGCATGATGGGATACCCCGGACCTGGAGTAGCCAACAGGATGTCTGGTCCACCTCCATCCACCCAAACGGGTGGGGGATTATTAGGTAAAATGTGTAGAATTTAATTTACGAATTCATTTTTtgaacaattctttttttttgtgtgtgtgtgtgtgacattTTACCTGTCATGTAGACGGTAATTCGGGAGGACAGAACCATGATGCGTACGGGGCTTCTGGTGGCCCTCCGCAAcaccaacaacatcaacacTCTCAACATCGTTCCATGCAGGACGATCAACGCAAATTATTGAGGCCGATTGGTACCGAGCGAGCCATGACTCGTCGGACTCCTGGACCACCTCACGGAGCTGGTGGTGTCGGTTTTTCACCGGCTGACCTCGGTTTGTGGGGATATCACACCGCTCCCGGTGCTGATATGAATGCCAGTGGCGCAGGACCCATGGCACCTCCACTTTCCGCTATGAATCCATCCACTTTGCCCCCTGGCCTCAGTCCCAATGATTGGATGGCACTTTCAGGACTTCATGGGCCCAACGTGTCTGTCCCTGCACCCAACTCAAATGACGACGGAGGCCTTTCATATTTGCAACAGAAGCAAGGCATGGGGCACCATCATCACCACCATCAACATCATCACACCCTGTTACAACGCCAGATGGAGGGCATGTCGGATGGAAATGAATCTCTGGATATGCAGTTTTCAGCACAGTCAGGGGTCGGAATGAACGGAGGGCCCAATTCGAATACCCCGTATCACCAACACCATGGAGCCGCTTTTATGAATGGTATGCCTCCACCAGGCATGCCTGGCGGACCGATGGGACCGATGTTTGCAGGCGGACCTGGAGAACAGCACGGAGTTGACAGCGTTAATGGAATGTGGATTGGACCTGGCTCCAACATGAAGGGTAAAGGGAGTGGGCCGTCGCCCAACTCTATTGTGGGCGATCAGCAACTCTCTGATGCTGGCATGGTAAGCTTTCTGTTTTGtgatttcacttttttttcttttcttttctttatggTTTTTAAGAAACAAGTGTGacattttctctttaattTTAGGTTTGGTTGAAATGGAGCCAGCAATAAAGACACGATAACAAATGATCGTGAAGACaatgatacaaaaaaaaaaaagtaaagaagACGGCCTTTAACGGCAACAGCAACATAAAAATAACAGTTGGGATATTCATTGTATCTGGAAGGAAAGAGTCGACAAAATGAGGCAATGGAATCTGAAGATATTTCCCAATCATGTGtatgtgtatttttttttgtttattttttttttccctttttttaaattttcatttttcctttgCCGTACGACCTATTGATGAGCGTGACTCTCGGAATTTTTTGACCCAATTGTCATCTGTTAGAATGTAGATATGATTCTTTGGGTTTAGATTAAACAtacacaacaaaacaaacaacgcaaagagccaaaaaaaaaacaagaaaaacttaaacttcgaaagatgaaaatgaattaTCTGAAGGGTGCGCTAGTGTTGGGTGAATGGtcggttcttttttttttatatttttatgttattttgGAACGCACCTAGAAGACGAAACAACGTGCTGGAGGTACTTACGTAGATGGAACTCGAAAAGAGTGTCGGATGTGACCAGCCATATATTGGGTAGGGAAGCCTATATAGACCTCCCCCTTTCCCTTATCCTGAAAATTTTGGTTGTCCGTCTTCCGACCCTTCCCTCTTGCATTTGCTTTTGGCATTCTCTTGATTGTATTCGATTTTGCAAGCAAAACgtgcacaaaaaaaagtgggaagcgTTTTCTTTGTCAGATCGAATTTTGTGAATCCATCTTTGCGacattagttttttttccttctaccTTTCCCAAGTTAATTTACCCTCTTTGCACCTCCATTTCTCTATTATctcttgtttttcatttttgatataaataacAGAGGTTGACGATGTCATTGGGATTGCTGCGAGCGAATTGTGAATGTAGTTTGTTGggtgtattattattatcccCCTCTCTTTGCCTTGTTACATGCACTTTATCTCTTTGATCCTCTCACTGACTTCTCTTATGCTTCTCCATacgagtctttttttgtttgatgtcGTCAATTTCATAAACGAGATGGGGATACGCATCGTGTAGGcctttgtttggtttttttccttccccatttcatttttgtctcGTAccctttgttttctttattttttggtcCCATAATGCCTTGattcaattcctttttttattttgccttACAATTTCGTTGAAAGACGGGATCATGTCAATCCGTGTTATATGAAAACCGGCTGCTAGACCCTCCTCCCCGCTCCCTTTCCCATTTGCTCGTTTTGCcctcaattcatttttttttcacctatGTTTTGTACCAAGTGAAGGGTtgagtaaaaataaaaacaaaaaatactgCAATGACAGGAGAAACTCCCTATTAGGCCGTCTAGGGATAATCTAGAAGTAATCCAAGCAGTGAGGAAAAAATTCCAACGGCGATGATGACCCAAGCAAGGCATTCACTTTTGATTCGTGTTGCTAGCTTCTGAGCCGTTGTCGAATGTGCGAAGCAAAATCGTGAGCGTGCAATCTGGCTCCCTAACAGATAGCGATAATATTGCGTTTTAGGCTTAGTGACCCATTTAACttgctgtttttgtttacaGGCATGTACAATTGTTCTATTTCCAAACGCGATTAAGTAATGGGCGTATCAGGGGAATATCAAATCTTTTTTCTCCCGCTTCAAGCTCCGATCAGCAAACATTACAATTACAATTCGGAAAAGGCAAAGTCCCGTGACCTCGATATGATCAAATGTGACTGAATCTGAGTAGAAAATGAAGTGGTGAAAATATGTAGGGTCAAAGATCTTTTGGGACATTATGGCACGTAGTTGAATCGCAATTTGTTGCCCCCGGAGATCGGAGTACAAGGTGGGTTGTTTAAAATTCGATTTACATAAATTGCTTGGTTACTACATTGTTTTCGCAGGAGATATCAGCACTA
The DNA window shown above is from Daphnia magna isolate NIES linkage group LG9, ASM2063170v1.1, whole genome shotgun sequence and carries:
- the LOC123466557 gene encoding ankyrin repeat and KH domain-containing protein 1-like, with protein sequence MQNVVQNSASESVGNCVKQHEVGHRALANPAAATPATSAASAKPSKPSKGNSVPKSNHIAGRSNNHPTSTHQPPTPNLNHKTVTVTDLATSCSTALATEIAIQQVKQSRSYRQYMPDSSDSDSDDVLSVESFFVEESEVEGCADDCRCPSSSASSLDAPRFLLAAAAAAQHDGHSIGELPRIDPDTQARIEALLEAAGIGKLTGGDSKRLGDQEVLSRLTSSVSCALDEAAAALTRMRSENSSNFHQEARSLVEACTDGDVSAVRRLLDEGRSVHETTEEGESLLSLACSAGYYELAQVLLAMRANVEDRGVKGDCTPLMEAASAGNADIVRLLLEHGAEVNAQSSSGNTPLMYACAGGHEEVVTLLLEANANVEDHNENGHTPLMEAASAGHVGVAKILLNHGAGINTHSNEFKESALTLACYKGHLEMVRFLLEAGADQEHKTDEMHTALMEASMDGHVEVARLLLDSGAQVNMPADSFESPLTLAACGGHVELAMLLLERGANIEEVNDEGYTPLMEAAREGHEEMVALLLSQGADINAQTEETQETALTLACCGGFSEVADFLIKAGADIELGASTPLMEAAQEGHLDLVRYLLEAGANVHAQTGTGDTALTYACENGHTDVAELLLQYGADLEHASEGGRTPLMKAARAGHLCTVQFLIAKGADVHRQTTNNDHTPLSLACAGGHLAVVELLLLHGANPFHRLKDNSTMIIEAAKSGHTQVVQLLLDYPSSILVTPDQAQLPPGMNSSGQVVPIASEDSIVPSPAVVTDSVPTAAPRVPPVGGVTTTVPTTALGGRPEPQGAVAAALTSLHSPNTSLPAIAASLTPLTGSSNLSPSAGGNHSISTLAAAAQKMLTKKPLETSTSTPVAPAAESEHPSSAGTKNVAPPSCEHPSGTVTSTASISSESKLLPVRFPLSAEGLSFEKSQLVEELEKIERELRDRAQWSSQASNTSGSQSSHSTALSPATAAALTHMLNMEVELNRPGGSGMGGSTLVGLTTPTPVNLEDIVKLLEELPPLEFESTRPSPAPPVPNQTTPSPSVPSILPQPVQQQPRESVIVTNPNVVSSSSAPSTNASNAVTPAAISPASLPPAERPKAKAVKKENKILKKQQQQQQQQQLLLQQQQQPAPQQQQQQQQQQTSQIQQAHQQHWQVPANAVQQQQQQQCQQLQQLQQLQQLQQLQQLNQHLQQQVMQQRHLKQQNQATLAALQQNALQNQAQLAALQQNVAQLQQLEQQVLAPAYTAGAAQGPSAAAATAQFQQCVQQILQQKQQLQQQIRQFQLQVEQQLAFPQQQIPPLAAAAAGGGSVQPATASRVERNNLDGDVIADTAAIAKFPPYNSDDVNGDEVKSPIRAEKRPIDNTSSEDSSCSSTTGGLQVTGAPVPLLRLKMFRLLRQISAYKSRAQRYPTDPRLSVSRESPFNLCRGPMFQYPVLPIRVRMPRNGSPSTTLIHYQQLQSASTTNVQTGSVSASGLQVVTSQTPSLAIHQQIRLQSLQIPTGQAALEPMVSAGPTSVAAPGTLDTKWSGFNMGTFTVPHPPATTGDQQQQPQISGGSLPVSVQLASSSTDKKTKSGKKSKVASAATQQQMYSAPTTDASGLAIGGIGLTGVNGVVQTGQAAFDPDFVDYADYNPDYSSFLPGVVPPGTASVPPGSMAASIPSAHYASMPAGAAGMSSAGGLPVPASVPPSGTSVVTGGAVVPNATSASQYSQPLLPMLDLDSETDSNHDTALTLACTGGHEELVELLLSRNANIEHRDKKGFTPLILAATAGHEKVVEVLLNHGANIEAQSERTKDTALSLACSGGRYEVVELLLNRGSNKEHRNVSDYTPLSLAASGGYVNIIRLLLAHAAEINSRTGSKLGISPLMLAAMNGHVAAVKTLLEMGSDINAQIETNRNTALTLACFQGRHEVVQLLLEKKANVEHRAKTGLTPLMEAASGGYVEVGRVLLDYGADVNAPPVPSSRDTALTIASDKGHVDFVELLLQRGAQADVKNKKGNSPLWLSANGGHLEVVELLYKAKADIDSQDNRKVSCLMAAFRKGHVKVVKWMVKRVTQFPSDQEMTRFISTAVDKDLLKKCHHCMEVIRAAKDHQAAEANKNAANLLDELDMEKIREDLKRAAAARKREKKKRKKQEKKQEKRRAESDDLDNDSQENGNDNDDDKDGENGEDAMSETGDIPDFVEPPPTNNNKEAEEKQSSKAKKSKKGAKTAAFDAAISVEDAVVVEVSKRKEKEMEPEIQQFTKKTSPPPLVTTSTFEDSSLLSSRASKRKKENVLLDSLIIATEKSAKMPTPPSQHQQRNGPELDTLKEMNNIPSALKSLSPTSLTSPKRPVKREEGWKEVVRRGPVSSRENSSSNLGSTSAGGKKSQSSDRSSGTLSVIQSSERSKKVTVPSNAISRVIGRAGCNINAIREISGAHIEIEKQGKGQGDRTVLIKGLAESIRQAQQLISALIKEPEKEFNELMAKFRAANAAAKAGASATSAGGKSATATTASAASQPKVTRSATTIASSKPTTTAPVSGQPAPVPSTVAWGAINTLIVAASSPKKVVSTSGSKTPPVTSAPLLVQQQQQQQQQQKSGAVRQLFPEANPTVIAPAAKKAIASVPAATTSSAAMKPVVSYTVAGSSASVPTTSSSASTRTTPVISGQIPAPPAKLSPQQIAPQAPSKVSDKTSPLMSASLVTSQQQQIPVQQQPQPATSQAQMNQLGPVCSGQAQHISGSSSVSVPNSNSLVSSRPNSASPVQDYSPFNNLFSKVAQQTMWARELQQQQQGSKSSSKNFASVAAAGVSPIPSKTPTSLSNSLTGHQADLGPSLHVVDAAKAPGYRGNLTASNQSQSEMSSMDLPTSLASSAPGTPIPSSCPIRAPVGSRPHPLTPPPRIGTPPLFNPTPIQPLGPVGTRNMQSNQQSGGPPDSHMMPPPPAASLAPGGPSATVRMRPATATSRMQHDPSQQQSQFDGLPMPNFYGITRPTGPMGGGGVDNMRQAPSFPLAPGMGGPRGITTLHYQPRSRRRRNSIPTLRISQPAGEEVAVDHSSKAILPKCTALAIESLSSVWLWPRFSQRW